A single genomic interval of Carassius carassius chromosome 24, fCarCar2.1, whole genome shotgun sequence harbors:
- the LOC132103012 gene encoding serum paraoxonase/arylesterase 2-like, whose translation MLFTSISDSMGKLAVLSLAAVALAAFIGERLVALRHLSLSSRELTQNYLPNCHLIEGIEYGAEDITILDDGLAFLSTGLKYPGVPPYSDDPGRIYSLNLLDSDLKIKALNIKGQFDKGSFNPHGISVYTDEKDGAIYLFVVNHPQGKSQVEIFRFVEDENALHYIKTIRHELLHNVNDIVAVGTESFYATNDHYFTNGILKVMEPLLSLSWCDVVFYSPQTVQVVAGGFSSANGINISPDKRHLYVSNILKHKISVMEIQKNTVLSHVKEVDVGSLCDNIEVDRESGDLWLGCHPNGLKFMLGDPNDPPGSEVIRIENILSEKPRVTQVYADDGSVIIASSVATPYGGKLLIGTVYQKALICDLK comes from the exons ATGTTGTTTACAAGTATTTCGGACAGCATGGGCAAGTTAGCAGTGCTCTCGTTAGCTGCTGTTGCTCTGGCAGCTTTCATCGGAGAAAGGCTCGTTGCACTTAG ACATTTATCACTTTCCTCCAGAGAACTTACCCAAAACTACCTTCCTAACTGTCACCTAATAGAGGGCATAG AGTATGGTGCTGAAGATATCACCATACTTGACGATGGATTGGCTTTTCTGAGCACT GGCTTGAAGTATCCAGGCGTACCGCCCTATTCAGATGACCCTGGAAGGATCTACTCCCTGAATCTGTTGGATTCTGATCTGAAAATTAAAGCACTGAACATCAAGGGTCAGTTTGACAAAGGCTCTTTTAATCCGCATGGAATCAGTGTGTACACGGATGAAAAAG ATGGTGCCATATACCTGTTTGTTGTTAATCATCCTCAAGGCAAAAGCCAAGTGGAGATTTTCCGATTTGTTGAGGATGAAAATGCTCTTCATTACATTAAGACCATCAGGCATGAACTCCTGCACAA TGTGAATGATATAGTAGCTGTGGGGACGGAAAGCTTTTATGCCACCAATGACCATTACTTCACTAATGGGATTCTCAAGGTTATGGAGCCACTTCTGTCTTTGTCCTGGTGTGACGTCGTCTTCTACAGTCCTCAGACTGTGCAGGTTGTGGCAGGGGGCTTTTCATCCGCCAATGGCATTAATATCTCCCCCGATAAAAG GCATTTGTACGTGTCAAATATCCTGAAGCACAAAATTAGTGTCATGGAAATACAGAAAAACACTGTATTGTCTCATGTAAAG GAGGTTGATGTGGGGTCACTGTGTGACAACATTGAGGTGGACCGTGAATCTGGAGATCTGTGGCTGGGATGCCACCCAAATGGTCTCAAATTCATGCTTGGTGATCCAAATGATCCGCCGGGCTCTGAG GTTATCAGGATTGAGAACATCCTGTCTGAAAAGCCCCGGGTGACTCAGGTATATGCAGATGACGGCAGTGTGATCATTGCTTCTTCAGTGGCCACCCCATATGGAGGAAAGCTGCTCATTGGAACAGTTTATCAGAAAGCTCTGATATGTGACCTTAAATAG
- the LOC132103495 gene encoding engulfment and cell motility protein 1-like, giving the protein MTVSTPLQAEKKQKRYTTQSVTLQFNTVDSARPHRPSLKSEMLSQDDPKSRPMLELREKLQPEVIELIKQQRLNRLYEGTCFRKISARRRQDKFWYCRLSPNHKVLHYGDIEEFSQGQISHESLQEKVTVADIKAVVMGKDCPHMKEKGALKNKELLELAFSILHNSDEYLNFIAPDKHEYCIWTDGLNAVLGKEMTSELTKSDMDTLVNMELKLRLLDLENIQIPDVPPPVPKEPSTYDFVYDFSQQHI; this is encoded by the exons ATGACTGTGTCTACACCTCTGCAGGCAGAGAAAAAACAGAAAAGGTACACCACTCAAAGTGTCACACTGCAGTTTAACACAGTGGACAGTGCCAGGCCTCACAGGCCCTCACTGAAGTCAGAGATGTTGAGCCAGGATGACCCCAAATCACGTCCAATGCT AGAACTACGAGAGAAGCTCCAGCCAGAAGTGATCGAACTGATTAAACAGCAGAGGTTGAACCGCCTGTATGAGGGCACGTGCTTTAGGAAGATCAGTGCTCGTCGCAGACAAG ACAAGTTCTGGTATTGCCGTCTATCACCAAACCACAAAGTGTTACACTATGGAGATATAGAGGAATTCTCACAAGGACAAATTTCACATGAATCTCTCCAGGAGAAAG TGACAGTAGCAGATATCAAAGCAGTGGTCATGGGTAAAGACTGCCCACACATGAAGGAAAAAGGAGCACTTAAGAATAAG GAGCTGCTGGAGCTGGCTTTTTCAATTCTTCATAACTCTGATGAATATCTGAACTTCATTGCTCCGGACAAGCATGAA TACTGCATTTGGACTGATGGCTTGAATGCTGTTTTGGGAAAGGAGATGACAAGTGAGCTCACCAAATCAGATATGGACACTCTGGTTAATATGGAGCTGAAACTTCGCCTCTTGGACCTCGAAAACATTCAGATTCCTGATGTCCCTCCTCCTGTTCCCAAAGAGCCCAGCACTTACGACTTTGTTTACGATTTTAGCCAACAGCACATTTGA